A single genomic interval of Chloroflexota bacterium harbors:
- a CDS encoding ABC transporter permease codes for MKRLDGFNVQEREDASSISETNDKLPGKWVLNIHPSKGYVPINLRDLWNYRELLYFLIWRDIKVRYKQTALGVVWAILQPFLTMVAFSIFLGHLAGVPSEGVPYPIFTFTALLPWQLFAQAFIHSGNSLVANQHLITKVYFPRLVIPIAAVLGGLVDFAIAFVVLLGMLIYFGIMPTVAILTLPLFILLALATALAVGLWLSALNVEYRDVRHLTPFLVQFWLFVTPVAYPSSLIPKEWQVWYSLNPMTGVIEGFRMALLGKTEWLSSSILVSTIVVALLLISGLAYFRRMEKTFADVV; via the coding sequence ATGAAGAGACTAGATGGTTTTAATGTTCAAGAGCGCGAGGACGCATCTTCTATCTCGGAAACAAATGACAAGTTGCCGGGAAAATGGGTGTTGAATATTCATCCGTCGAAGGGTTATGTGCCGATTAACCTTCGCGATTTGTGGAATTACAGAGAGTTGCTCTATTTTTTGATTTGGCGCGATATCAAAGTCCGTTACAAACAAACAGCACTTGGGGTGGTGTGGGCAATCCTGCAACCGTTTTTGACTATGGTCGCCTTCAGCATTTTTTTGGGACATCTGGCTGGGGTGCCTTCTGAAGGGGTACCCTATCCTATCTTTACATTTACTGCATTACTCCCCTGGCAACTCTTTGCTCAAGCATTTATCCATTCAGGAAACAGTCTTGTCGCGAACCAACATCTGATCACCAAAGTTTATTTTCCCCGCCTAGTCATTCCAATTGCCGCTGTGTTAGGAGGACTAGTCGATTTCGCGATTGCGTTTGTTGTCCTGCTAGGAATGCTAATCTATTTTGGAATCATGCCTACAGTTGCAATCCTCACTCTTCCCCTTTTTATCCTGCTCGCGCTGGCGACTGCGTTGGCAGTTGGATTATGGCTTTCAGCTTTGAATGTAGAATATCGCGATGTTAGACATCTTACTCCTTTTCTAGTTCAATTTTGGCTCTTTGTTACTCCGGTTGCCTATCCCAGCAGTCTAATTCCAAAAGAGTGGCAAGTTTGGTATAGTTTAAATCCAATGACCGGGGTGATTGAGGGTTTTCGAATGGCGCTTCTAGGTAAGACCGAATGGCTGAGCTCTTCAATCCTCGTTTCGACAATCGTTGTTGCGCTTTTGTTGATCAGCGGGTTGGCGTACTTTAGGCGAATGGAGAAAACTTTTGCAGATGTGGTATGA